In the genome of Geotrypetes seraphini chromosome 16, aGeoSer1.1, whole genome shotgun sequence, one region contains:
- the LOC117350697 gene encoding uncharacterized protein LOC117350697, producing MEELTSYSSCFPIHQGRAVLRVRAPKTKPSLSCRRKREFISEEKKDNCYWEKRRKNNEAAKRSREKRRLNDLVLEGRVMALNEENVQLKTELLQLKLRFGLISASCFMEESQQLGSGNRTGHLYGGYTSGSPATLNSDCSETEQSTRDPANLSLTKYSPRGSLSDMSDGSSRDSPVPSMFSEVQMVGRSLDHELHPAYSIDTDHCRINSECFQTPTTPQCEEFHKQLSPRGGVILFRANGYTLDPQQSQEMWERNPLHGQLDEGSPTTASPLSIAAPTEDQYKISSDSLSCHQSGTLPEAYGRSTATVPHESTVTGSLKPHQEDLLQPVVPQDSLCKGAGPTHVCQTPRSGSPYDVYQSKESDCEQEGALVSPAPTFPMPSDSQQDVRVSALPHKLRLKCREHSSGCQEQGAGGALQSSVVNVDQAQHTRESPEEESQLLQRRLLVSEQLCRGREQLYQATITSGWSEATGLGCPAPSEAAARLRLVYGLREQDCTGLGRALGERCT from the coding sequence ATGGAGGAGCTCACCTCCTACTCATCCTGTTTCCCCATTCATCAGGGCCGAGCAGTGCTGAGGGTGCGAGCCCCCAAAACCAAGCCCAGCCTCAGTTGCCGGCGGAAACGGGAGTTCATCTCGGAGGAAAAGAAGGACAACTGCTACTGGGAAAAGAGGCGAAAGAACAACGAAGCAGCCAAGCGCTCACGAGAGAAACGCCGCCTGAATGACCTGGTGCTGGAGGGCCGGGTGATGGCACTAAACGAGGAGAATGTGCAGCTGAAGACAGAGCTGCTGCAGTTGAAACTGCGCTTTGGGCTTATCAGCGCCTCCTGCTTCATGGAGGAGAGTCAACAGCTGGGCAGCGGAAACCGCACTGGCCACTTATATGGTGGCTACACCAGTGGTTCACCTGCCACCCTCAACTCTGACTGCTCAGAGACAGAGCAGTCAACTCGAGACCCTGCCAACCTTTCTTTGACAAAATACTCCCCCCGTGGATCCCTCTCCGACATGTCTGATGGGTCCTCCAGAGATAGCCCTGTCCCATCTATGTTCTCCGAGGTCCAGATGGTGGGAAGATCCTTAGATCACGAACTACACCCTGCGTACAGCATAGACACAGACCACTGCAGGATAAACAGTGAGTGTTTCCAAACCCCAACAACCCCCCAGTGTGAAGAGTTCCACAAGCAACTGAGCCCAAGAGGAGGGGTCATTCTATTCCGTGCCAATGGCTACACACTGGACCCTCAGCAGAGCCAAGAGATGTGGGAGAGGAATCCTTTGCATGGACAATTGGACGAAGGCAGCCCCACGACTGCCAGTCCTCTCAGTATCGCTGCACCCACTGAGGACCAGTACAAGATCTCCAGCGACTCTTTGTCTTGCCATCAGTCTGGGACCCTTCCAGAAGCCTATGGGAGATCAACAGCAACAGTACCCCATGAGAGCACCGTGACAGGCAGCCTCAAGCCTCACCAAGAGGACTTACTCCAACCAGTCGTGCCCCAAGACTCCCTCTGCAAGGGCGCAGGACCAACACATGTCTGCCAAACTCCCAGATCTGGCTCCCCATACGATGTATATCAGAGCAAAGAGAGTGACTGTGAACAGGAGGGGGCTCTGGTATCACCAGCCCCCACTTTCCCCATGCCCTCAGACTCACAGCAGGACGTCAGAGTGTCTGCCCTACCTCACAAGCTGCGTCTAAAATGCAGGGAGCACAGCAGCGGCTGCCAAGAGCAGGGAGCCGGTGGCGCTTTGCAATCCAGTGTGGTGAATGTGGACCAAGCCCAACACACGAGAGAAAGTCCTGAAGAGGAGAGCCAGTTGCTTCAGCGGCGTCTGTTGGTGAGTGAGCAACTATGCCGTGGAAGAGAACAGTTGTACCAGGCAACAATCACCAGTGGCTGGTCGGAAGCAACAGGCCTGGGCTGCCCAGCTCCTTCGGAGGCAGCTGCCAGGCTTCGCCTGGTGTATGGGCTGCGGGAGCAAGACTGTACTGGCCTAGGGAGAGCCCTCGGAGAGAGATGCACATAA